One segment of Nyctibius grandis isolate bNycGra1 chromosome 11, bNycGra1.pri, whole genome shotgun sequence DNA contains the following:
- the PCBP2 gene encoding poly(rC)-binding protein 2 isoform X1 has product MDTGVIEGGLNVTLTIRLLMHGKEVGSIIGKKGESVKKMREESGARINISEGNCPERIITLAGPTNAIFKAFAMIIDKLEEDISSSMTNSTAASRPPVTLRLVVPASQCGSLIGKGGCKIKEIRESTGAQVQVAGDMLPNSTERAITIAGIPQSIIECVKQICVVMLESPPKGVTIPYRPKPSSSPVIFAGGQDRYSSGSASYPHTAPSMCLNSDLEGPPQEATRQPLHGNELGPIPAWAAVLPAYTIQGQYAIPQPDLTKLHQLAMQQSHFPMSHGNTGFSGIESSSPEVKGYWGLDASAQTTSHELTIPNDLIGCIIGRQGAKINEIRQMSGAQIKIANPVEGSTDRQVTITGSAASISLAQYLINVRLSSETGGMGSS; this is encoded by the exons ATGGACACCGGTGTCATTGAAGGGGGTTTAAATGTCACGCTCACCATCCGACTACTCATGCATGGAAAG GAGGTGGGAAGCATCATTGGGAAG aAAGGCGAATCGGTGAAGAAGATGCGTGAGGAG AGCGGTGCTCGCATTAACATCTCAGAAGGGAACTGCCCCGAGCGGATCATCACCCTCGCCGGCCCCACCAACGCCATCTTCAAGGCTTTTGCGATGATTATTGACAAACTGGAAGAG GACATCAGCAGCTCCATGACCAACAGCACAGCTGCCAGCCGGCCCCCGGTCACCCTCCGGCTCGTGGTCCCCGCCAGCCAGTGCGGTTCCCTCATCGGGAAAGGAGGCTGCAAGATCAAAGAGATCCGAGAG AGCACGGGGGCACAGGTCCAGGTGGCAGGGGACATGCTGCCCAACTCGACCGAGCGAGCCATCACCATCGCTGGCATCCCACAGTCCATCATCGAGTGCGTCAAACAGATCTGCGTCGTCATGCTTGAG TCTCCCCCGAAGGGCGTCACCATCCCGTACCGACCCAAGCCATCCAGCTCTCCCGTCATCTTTGCAGGCGGTCAG GACAGGTACAGCAGCGGCAGTGCGAGCTACCCCCACACCGCCCCATCCATGTGCCTCAACTCTGACTTGGAGGGACCACCTCAGGAG GCCACCCGGCAGCCACTGCATGGCAACGAACTTGGGCCAAttccagcctgggctgcagttcttccg GCCTATACCATTCAAGGACAGTATGCCATTCCACAGCCAGAT CTGACCAAGCTGCACCAGTTGGCAATGCAACAGTCCCACTTTCCAATGTCTCATGGCAACACTGGATTCAGTG GCATTGAATCCAGCTCTCCAGAGGTGAAAGGCTATTGGG GTTTGGATGCTTCTGCTCAAACCACCTCTCACGAACTCACCATTCCAAATGAT TTGATTGGCTGCATCATCGGGCGTCAGGGCGCCAAGATCAACGAGATCCGCCAGATGTCCGGGGCGCAGATCAAAATTGCCAACCCGGTGGAAGGATCTACTGACAGGCAGGTTACCATAACTGGATCTGCAGCCAGCATTAGCTTGGCCCAGTATCTAATTAATGTCAG GCTCTCCTCGGAGACCGGGGGCATGGGCAGCAGCTAG
- the PCBP2 gene encoding poly(rC)-binding protein 2 isoform X2: protein MDTGVIEGGLNVTLTIRLLMHGKEVGSIIGKKGESVKKMREESGARINISEGNCPERIITLAGPTNAIFKAFAMIIDKLEEDISSSMTNSTAASRPPVTLRLVVPASQCGSLIGKGGCKIKEIRESTGAQVQVAGDMLPNSTERAITIAGIPQSIIECVKQICVVMLESPPKGVTIPYRPKPSSSPVIFAGGQDRYSSGSASYPHTAPSMCLNSDLEGPPQEATRQPLHGNELGPIPAWAAVLPAYTIQGQYAIPQPDLTKLHQLAMQQSHFPMSHGNTGFSAGLDASAQTTSHELTIPNDLIGCIIGRQGAKINEIRQMSGAQIKIANPVEGSTDRQVTITGSAASISLAQYLINVRLSSETGGMGSS, encoded by the exons ATGGACACCGGTGTCATTGAAGGGGGTTTAAATGTCACGCTCACCATCCGACTACTCATGCATGGAAAG GAGGTGGGAAGCATCATTGGGAAG aAAGGCGAATCGGTGAAGAAGATGCGTGAGGAG AGCGGTGCTCGCATTAACATCTCAGAAGGGAACTGCCCCGAGCGGATCATCACCCTCGCCGGCCCCACCAACGCCATCTTCAAGGCTTTTGCGATGATTATTGACAAACTGGAAGAG GACATCAGCAGCTCCATGACCAACAGCACAGCTGCCAGCCGGCCCCCGGTCACCCTCCGGCTCGTGGTCCCCGCCAGCCAGTGCGGTTCCCTCATCGGGAAAGGAGGCTGCAAGATCAAAGAGATCCGAGAG AGCACGGGGGCACAGGTCCAGGTGGCAGGGGACATGCTGCCCAACTCGACCGAGCGAGCCATCACCATCGCTGGCATCCCACAGTCCATCATCGAGTGCGTCAAACAGATCTGCGTCGTCATGCTTGAG TCTCCCCCGAAGGGCGTCACCATCCCGTACCGACCCAAGCCATCCAGCTCTCCCGTCATCTTTGCAGGCGGTCAG GACAGGTACAGCAGCGGCAGTGCGAGCTACCCCCACACCGCCCCATCCATGTGCCTCAACTCTGACTTGGAGGGACCACCTCAGGAG GCCACCCGGCAGCCACTGCATGGCAACGAACTTGGGCCAAttccagcctgggctgcagttcttccg GCCTATACCATTCAAGGACAGTATGCCATTCCACAGCCAGAT CTGACCAAGCTGCACCAGTTGGCAATGCAACAGTCCCACTTTCCAATGTCTCATGGCAACACTGGATTCAGTG CAGGTTTGGATGCTTCTGCTCAAACCACCTCTCACGAACTCACCATTCCAAATGAT TTGATTGGCTGCATCATCGGGCGTCAGGGCGCCAAGATCAACGAGATCCGCCAGATGTCCGGGGCGCAGATCAAAATTGCCAACCCGGTGGAAGGATCTACTGACAGGCAGGTTACCATAACTGGATCTGCAGCCAGCATTAGCTTGGCCCAGTATCTAATTAATGTCAG GCTCTCCTCGGAGACCGGGGGCATGGGCAGCAGCTAG
- the PCBP2 gene encoding poly(rC)-binding protein 2 isoform X3 has protein sequence MDTGVIEGGLNVTLTIRLLMHGKEVGSIIGKKGESVKKMREESGARINISEGNCPERIITLAGPTNAIFKAFAMIIDKLEEDISSSMTNSTAASRPPVTLRLVVPASQCGSLIGKGGCKIKEIRESTGAQVQVAGDMLPNSTERAITIAGIPQSIIECVKQICVVMLESPPKGVTIPYRPKPSSSPVIFAGGQDRYSSGSASYPHTAPSMCLNSDLEGPPQEATRQPLHGNELGPIPAWAAVLPAYTIQGQYAIPQPDLTKLHQLAMQQSHFPMSHGNTGFSGLDASAQTTSHELTIPNDLIGCIIGRQGAKINEIRQMSGAQIKIANPVEGSTDRQVTITGSAASISLAQYLINVRLSSETGGMGSS, from the exons ATGGACACCGGTGTCATTGAAGGGGGTTTAAATGTCACGCTCACCATCCGACTACTCATGCATGGAAAG GAGGTGGGAAGCATCATTGGGAAG aAAGGCGAATCGGTGAAGAAGATGCGTGAGGAG AGCGGTGCTCGCATTAACATCTCAGAAGGGAACTGCCCCGAGCGGATCATCACCCTCGCCGGCCCCACCAACGCCATCTTCAAGGCTTTTGCGATGATTATTGACAAACTGGAAGAG GACATCAGCAGCTCCATGACCAACAGCACAGCTGCCAGCCGGCCCCCGGTCACCCTCCGGCTCGTGGTCCCCGCCAGCCAGTGCGGTTCCCTCATCGGGAAAGGAGGCTGCAAGATCAAAGAGATCCGAGAG AGCACGGGGGCACAGGTCCAGGTGGCAGGGGACATGCTGCCCAACTCGACCGAGCGAGCCATCACCATCGCTGGCATCCCACAGTCCATCATCGAGTGCGTCAAACAGATCTGCGTCGTCATGCTTGAG TCTCCCCCGAAGGGCGTCACCATCCCGTACCGACCCAAGCCATCCAGCTCTCCCGTCATCTTTGCAGGCGGTCAG GACAGGTACAGCAGCGGCAGTGCGAGCTACCCCCACACCGCCCCATCCATGTGCCTCAACTCTGACTTGGAGGGACCACCTCAGGAG GCCACCCGGCAGCCACTGCATGGCAACGAACTTGGGCCAAttccagcctgggctgcagttcttccg GCCTATACCATTCAAGGACAGTATGCCATTCCACAGCCAGAT CTGACCAAGCTGCACCAGTTGGCAATGCAACAGTCCCACTTTCCAATGTCTCATGGCAACACTGGATTCAGTG GTTTGGATGCTTCTGCTCAAACCACCTCTCACGAACTCACCATTCCAAATGAT TTGATTGGCTGCATCATCGGGCGTCAGGGCGCCAAGATCAACGAGATCCGCCAGATGTCCGGGGCGCAGATCAAAATTGCCAACCCGGTGGAAGGATCTACTGACAGGCAGGTTACCATAACTGGATCTGCAGCCAGCATTAGCTTGGCCCAGTATCTAATTAATGTCAG GCTCTCCTCGGAGACCGGGGGCATGGGCAGCAGCTAG
- the PCBP2 gene encoding poly(rC)-binding protein 2 isoform X9, translating into MDTGVIEGGLNVTLTIRLLMHGKEVGSIIGKKGESVKKMREESGARINISEGNCPERIITLAGPTNAIFKAFAMIIDKLEEDISSSMTNSTAASRPPVTLRLVVPASQCGSLIGKGGCKIKEIRESTGAQVQVAGDMLPNSTERAITIAGIPQSIIECVKQICVVMLESPPKGVTIPYRPKPSSSPVIFAGGQAYTIQGQYAIPQPDLTKLHQLAMQQSHFPMSHGNTGFSGIESSSPEVKGYWGLDASAQTTSHELTIPNDLIGCIIGRQGAKINEIRQMSGAQIKIANPVEGSTDRQVTITGSAASISLAQYLINVRLSSETGGMGSS; encoded by the exons ATGGACACCGGTGTCATTGAAGGGGGTTTAAATGTCACGCTCACCATCCGACTACTCATGCATGGAAAG GAGGTGGGAAGCATCATTGGGAAG aAAGGCGAATCGGTGAAGAAGATGCGTGAGGAG AGCGGTGCTCGCATTAACATCTCAGAAGGGAACTGCCCCGAGCGGATCATCACCCTCGCCGGCCCCACCAACGCCATCTTCAAGGCTTTTGCGATGATTATTGACAAACTGGAAGAG GACATCAGCAGCTCCATGACCAACAGCACAGCTGCCAGCCGGCCCCCGGTCACCCTCCGGCTCGTGGTCCCCGCCAGCCAGTGCGGTTCCCTCATCGGGAAAGGAGGCTGCAAGATCAAAGAGATCCGAGAG AGCACGGGGGCACAGGTCCAGGTGGCAGGGGACATGCTGCCCAACTCGACCGAGCGAGCCATCACCATCGCTGGCATCCCACAGTCCATCATCGAGTGCGTCAAACAGATCTGCGTCGTCATGCTTGAG TCTCCCCCGAAGGGCGTCACCATCCCGTACCGACCCAAGCCATCCAGCTCTCCCGTCATCTTTGCAGGCGGTCAG GCCTATACCATTCAAGGACAGTATGCCATTCCACAGCCAGAT CTGACCAAGCTGCACCAGTTGGCAATGCAACAGTCCCACTTTCCAATGTCTCATGGCAACACTGGATTCAGTG GCATTGAATCCAGCTCTCCAGAGGTGAAAGGCTATTGGG GTTTGGATGCTTCTGCTCAAACCACCTCTCACGAACTCACCATTCCAAATGAT TTGATTGGCTGCATCATCGGGCGTCAGGGCGCCAAGATCAACGAGATCCGCCAGATGTCCGGGGCGCAGATCAAAATTGCCAACCCGGTGGAAGGATCTACTGACAGGCAGGTTACCATAACTGGATCTGCAGCCAGCATTAGCTTGGCCCAGTATCTAATTAATGTCAG GCTCTCCTCGGAGACCGGGGGCATGGGCAGCAGCTAG
- the PCBP2 gene encoding poly(rC)-binding protein 2 isoform X6 — protein sequence MDTGVIEGGLNVTLTIRLLMHGKEVGSIIGKKGESVKKMREESGARINISEGNCPERIITLAGPTNAIFKAFAMIIDKLEEDISSSMTNSTAASRPPVTLRLVVPASQCGSLIGKGGCKIKEIRESTGAQVQVAGDMLPNSTERAITIAGIPQSIIECVKQICVVMLESPPKGVTIPYRPKPSSSPVIFAGGQDRYSSGSASYPHTAPSMCLNSDLEGPPQELTKLHQLAMQQSHFPMSHGNTGFSGIESSSPEVKGYWGLDASAQTTSHELTIPNDLIGCIIGRQGAKINEIRQMSGAQIKIANPVEGSTDRQVTITGSAASISLAQYLINVRLSSETGGMGSS from the exons ATGGACACCGGTGTCATTGAAGGGGGTTTAAATGTCACGCTCACCATCCGACTACTCATGCATGGAAAG GAGGTGGGAAGCATCATTGGGAAG aAAGGCGAATCGGTGAAGAAGATGCGTGAGGAG AGCGGTGCTCGCATTAACATCTCAGAAGGGAACTGCCCCGAGCGGATCATCACCCTCGCCGGCCCCACCAACGCCATCTTCAAGGCTTTTGCGATGATTATTGACAAACTGGAAGAG GACATCAGCAGCTCCATGACCAACAGCACAGCTGCCAGCCGGCCCCCGGTCACCCTCCGGCTCGTGGTCCCCGCCAGCCAGTGCGGTTCCCTCATCGGGAAAGGAGGCTGCAAGATCAAAGAGATCCGAGAG AGCACGGGGGCACAGGTCCAGGTGGCAGGGGACATGCTGCCCAACTCGACCGAGCGAGCCATCACCATCGCTGGCATCCCACAGTCCATCATCGAGTGCGTCAAACAGATCTGCGTCGTCATGCTTGAG TCTCCCCCGAAGGGCGTCACCATCCCGTACCGACCCAAGCCATCCAGCTCTCCCGTCATCTTTGCAGGCGGTCAG GACAGGTACAGCAGCGGCAGTGCGAGCTACCCCCACACCGCCCCATCCATGTGCCTCAACTCTGACTTGGAGGGACCACCTCAGGAG CTGACCAAGCTGCACCAGTTGGCAATGCAACAGTCCCACTTTCCAATGTCTCATGGCAACACTGGATTCAGTG GCATTGAATCCAGCTCTCCAGAGGTGAAAGGCTATTGGG GTTTGGATGCTTCTGCTCAAACCACCTCTCACGAACTCACCATTCCAAATGAT TTGATTGGCTGCATCATCGGGCGTCAGGGCGCCAAGATCAACGAGATCCGCCAGATGTCCGGGGCGCAGATCAAAATTGCCAACCCGGTGGAAGGATCTACTGACAGGCAGGTTACCATAACTGGATCTGCAGCCAGCATTAGCTTGGCCCAGTATCTAATTAATGTCAG GCTCTCCTCGGAGACCGGGGGCATGGGCAGCAGCTAG
- the PCBP2 gene encoding poly(rC)-binding protein 2 isoform X11 gives MDTGVIEGGLNVTLTIRLLMHGKEVGSIIGKKGESVKKMREESGARINISEGNCPERIITLAGPTNAIFKAFAMIIDKLEEDISSSMTNSTAASRPPVTLRLVVPASQCGSLIGKGGCKIKEIRESTGAQVQVAGDMLPNSTERAITIAGIPQSIIECVKQICVVMLESPPKGVTIPYRPKPSSSPVIFAGGQLTKLHQLAMQQSHFPMSHGNTGFSGIESSSPEVKGYWGLDASAQTTSHELTIPNDLIGCIIGRQGAKINEIRQMSGAQIKIANPVEGSTDRQVTITGSAASISLAQYLINVRLSSETGGMGSS, from the exons ATGGACACCGGTGTCATTGAAGGGGGTTTAAATGTCACGCTCACCATCCGACTACTCATGCATGGAAAG GAGGTGGGAAGCATCATTGGGAAG aAAGGCGAATCGGTGAAGAAGATGCGTGAGGAG AGCGGTGCTCGCATTAACATCTCAGAAGGGAACTGCCCCGAGCGGATCATCACCCTCGCCGGCCCCACCAACGCCATCTTCAAGGCTTTTGCGATGATTATTGACAAACTGGAAGAG GACATCAGCAGCTCCATGACCAACAGCACAGCTGCCAGCCGGCCCCCGGTCACCCTCCGGCTCGTGGTCCCCGCCAGCCAGTGCGGTTCCCTCATCGGGAAAGGAGGCTGCAAGATCAAAGAGATCCGAGAG AGCACGGGGGCACAGGTCCAGGTGGCAGGGGACATGCTGCCCAACTCGACCGAGCGAGCCATCACCATCGCTGGCATCCCACAGTCCATCATCGAGTGCGTCAAACAGATCTGCGTCGTCATGCTTGAG TCTCCCCCGAAGGGCGTCACCATCCCGTACCGACCCAAGCCATCCAGCTCTCCCGTCATCTTTGCAGGCGGTCAG CTGACCAAGCTGCACCAGTTGGCAATGCAACAGTCCCACTTTCCAATGTCTCATGGCAACACTGGATTCAGTG GCATTGAATCCAGCTCTCCAGAGGTGAAAGGCTATTGGG GTTTGGATGCTTCTGCTCAAACCACCTCTCACGAACTCACCATTCCAAATGAT TTGATTGGCTGCATCATCGGGCGTCAGGGCGCCAAGATCAACGAGATCCGCCAGATGTCCGGGGCGCAGATCAAAATTGCCAACCCGGTGGAAGGATCTACTGACAGGCAGGTTACCATAACTGGATCTGCAGCCAGCATTAGCTTGGCCCAGTATCTAATTAATGTCAG GCTCTCCTCGGAGACCGGGGGCATGGGCAGCAGCTAG
- the PCBP2 gene encoding poly(rC)-binding protein 2 isoform X8 — translation MDTGVIEGGLNVTLTIRLLMHGKEVGSIIGKKGESVKKMREESGARINISEGNCPERIITLAGPTNAIFKAFAMIIDKLEEDISSSMTNSTAASRPPVTLRLVVPASQCGSLIGKGGCKIKEIRESTGAQVQVAGDMLPNSTERAITIAGIPQSIIECVKQICVVMLESPPKGVTIPYRPKPSSSPVIFAGGQDRYSSGSASYPHTAPSMCLNSDLEGPPQELTKLHQLAMQQSHFPMSHGNTGFSGLDASAQTTSHELTIPNDLIGCIIGRQGAKINEIRQMSGAQIKIANPVEGSTDRQVTITGSAASISLAQYLINVRLSSETGGMGSS, via the exons ATGGACACCGGTGTCATTGAAGGGGGTTTAAATGTCACGCTCACCATCCGACTACTCATGCATGGAAAG GAGGTGGGAAGCATCATTGGGAAG aAAGGCGAATCGGTGAAGAAGATGCGTGAGGAG AGCGGTGCTCGCATTAACATCTCAGAAGGGAACTGCCCCGAGCGGATCATCACCCTCGCCGGCCCCACCAACGCCATCTTCAAGGCTTTTGCGATGATTATTGACAAACTGGAAGAG GACATCAGCAGCTCCATGACCAACAGCACAGCTGCCAGCCGGCCCCCGGTCACCCTCCGGCTCGTGGTCCCCGCCAGCCAGTGCGGTTCCCTCATCGGGAAAGGAGGCTGCAAGATCAAAGAGATCCGAGAG AGCACGGGGGCACAGGTCCAGGTGGCAGGGGACATGCTGCCCAACTCGACCGAGCGAGCCATCACCATCGCTGGCATCCCACAGTCCATCATCGAGTGCGTCAAACAGATCTGCGTCGTCATGCTTGAG TCTCCCCCGAAGGGCGTCACCATCCCGTACCGACCCAAGCCATCCAGCTCTCCCGTCATCTTTGCAGGCGGTCAG GACAGGTACAGCAGCGGCAGTGCGAGCTACCCCCACACCGCCCCATCCATGTGCCTCAACTCTGACTTGGAGGGACCACCTCAGGAG CTGACCAAGCTGCACCAGTTGGCAATGCAACAGTCCCACTTTCCAATGTCTCATGGCAACACTGGATTCAGTG GTTTGGATGCTTCTGCTCAAACCACCTCTCACGAACTCACCATTCCAAATGAT TTGATTGGCTGCATCATCGGGCGTCAGGGCGCCAAGATCAACGAGATCCGCCAGATGTCCGGGGCGCAGATCAAAATTGCCAACCCGGTGGAAGGATCTACTGACAGGCAGGTTACCATAACTGGATCTGCAGCCAGCATTAGCTTGGCCCAGTATCTAATTAATGTCAG GCTCTCCTCGGAGACCGGGGGCATGGGCAGCAGCTAG
- the PCBP2 gene encoding poly(rC)-binding protein 2 isoform X7, translated as MDTGVIEGGLNVTLTIRLLMHGKEVGSIIGKKGESVKKMREESGARINISEGNCPERIITLAGPTNAIFKAFAMIIDKLEEDISSSMTNSTAASRPPVTLRLVVPASQCGSLIGKGGCKIKEIRESTGAQVQVAGDMLPNSTERAITIAGIPQSIIECVKQICVVMLESPPKGVTIPYRPKPSSSPVIFAGGQDRYSSGSASYPHTAPSMCLNSDLEGPPQELTKLHQLAMQQSHFPMSHGNTGFSAGLDASAQTTSHELTIPNDLIGCIIGRQGAKINEIRQMSGAQIKIANPVEGSTDRQVTITGSAASISLAQYLINVRLSSETGGMGSS; from the exons ATGGACACCGGTGTCATTGAAGGGGGTTTAAATGTCACGCTCACCATCCGACTACTCATGCATGGAAAG GAGGTGGGAAGCATCATTGGGAAG aAAGGCGAATCGGTGAAGAAGATGCGTGAGGAG AGCGGTGCTCGCATTAACATCTCAGAAGGGAACTGCCCCGAGCGGATCATCACCCTCGCCGGCCCCACCAACGCCATCTTCAAGGCTTTTGCGATGATTATTGACAAACTGGAAGAG GACATCAGCAGCTCCATGACCAACAGCACAGCTGCCAGCCGGCCCCCGGTCACCCTCCGGCTCGTGGTCCCCGCCAGCCAGTGCGGTTCCCTCATCGGGAAAGGAGGCTGCAAGATCAAAGAGATCCGAGAG AGCACGGGGGCACAGGTCCAGGTGGCAGGGGACATGCTGCCCAACTCGACCGAGCGAGCCATCACCATCGCTGGCATCCCACAGTCCATCATCGAGTGCGTCAAACAGATCTGCGTCGTCATGCTTGAG TCTCCCCCGAAGGGCGTCACCATCCCGTACCGACCCAAGCCATCCAGCTCTCCCGTCATCTTTGCAGGCGGTCAG GACAGGTACAGCAGCGGCAGTGCGAGCTACCCCCACACCGCCCCATCCATGTGCCTCAACTCTGACTTGGAGGGACCACCTCAGGAG CTGACCAAGCTGCACCAGTTGGCAATGCAACAGTCCCACTTTCCAATGTCTCATGGCAACACTGGATTCAGTG CAGGTTTGGATGCTTCTGCTCAAACCACCTCTCACGAACTCACCATTCCAAATGAT TTGATTGGCTGCATCATCGGGCGTCAGGGCGCCAAGATCAACGAGATCCGCCAGATGTCCGGGGCGCAGATCAAAATTGCCAACCCGGTGGAAGGATCTACTGACAGGCAGGTTACCATAACTGGATCTGCAGCCAGCATTAGCTTGGCCCAGTATCTAATTAATGTCAG GCTCTCCTCGGAGACCGGGGGCATGGGCAGCAGCTAG
- the PCBP2 gene encoding poly(rC)-binding protein 2 isoform X10: MDTGVIEGGLNVTLTIRLLMHGKEVGSIIGKKGESVKKMREESGARINISEGNCPERIITLAGPTNAIFKAFAMIIDKLEEDISSSMTNSTAASRPPVTLRLVVPASQCGSLIGKGGCKIKEIRESTGAQVQVAGDMLPNSTERAITIAGIPQSIIECVKQICVVMLESPPKGVTIPYRPKPSSSPVIFAGGQAYTIQGQYAIPQPDLTKLHQLAMQQSHFPMSHGNTGFSAGLDASAQTTSHELTIPNDLIGCIIGRQGAKINEIRQMSGAQIKIANPVEGSTDRQVTITGSAASISLAQYLINVRLSSETGGMGSS; the protein is encoded by the exons ATGGACACCGGTGTCATTGAAGGGGGTTTAAATGTCACGCTCACCATCCGACTACTCATGCATGGAAAG GAGGTGGGAAGCATCATTGGGAAG aAAGGCGAATCGGTGAAGAAGATGCGTGAGGAG AGCGGTGCTCGCATTAACATCTCAGAAGGGAACTGCCCCGAGCGGATCATCACCCTCGCCGGCCCCACCAACGCCATCTTCAAGGCTTTTGCGATGATTATTGACAAACTGGAAGAG GACATCAGCAGCTCCATGACCAACAGCACAGCTGCCAGCCGGCCCCCGGTCACCCTCCGGCTCGTGGTCCCCGCCAGCCAGTGCGGTTCCCTCATCGGGAAAGGAGGCTGCAAGATCAAAGAGATCCGAGAG AGCACGGGGGCACAGGTCCAGGTGGCAGGGGACATGCTGCCCAACTCGACCGAGCGAGCCATCACCATCGCTGGCATCCCACAGTCCATCATCGAGTGCGTCAAACAGATCTGCGTCGTCATGCTTGAG TCTCCCCCGAAGGGCGTCACCATCCCGTACCGACCCAAGCCATCCAGCTCTCCCGTCATCTTTGCAGGCGGTCAG GCCTATACCATTCAAGGACAGTATGCCATTCCACAGCCAGAT CTGACCAAGCTGCACCAGTTGGCAATGCAACAGTCCCACTTTCCAATGTCTCATGGCAACACTGGATTCAGTG CAGGTTTGGATGCTTCTGCTCAAACCACCTCTCACGAACTCACCATTCCAAATGAT TTGATTGGCTGCATCATCGGGCGTCAGGGCGCCAAGATCAACGAGATCCGCCAGATGTCCGGGGCGCAGATCAAAATTGCCAACCCGGTGGAAGGATCTACTGACAGGCAGGTTACCATAACTGGATCTGCAGCCAGCATTAGCTTGGCCCAGTATCTAATTAATGTCAG GCTCTCCTCGGAGACCGGGGGCATGGGCAGCAGCTAG
- the PCBP2 gene encoding poly(rC)-binding protein 2 isoform X4 → MDTGVIEGGLNVTLTIRLLMHGKEVGSIIGKKGESVKKMREESGARINISEGNCPERIITLAGPTNAIFKAFAMIIDKLEEDISSSMTNSTAASRPPVTLRLVVPASQCGSLIGKGGCKIKEIRESTGAQVQVAGDMLPNSTERAITIAGIPQSIIECVKQICVVMLESPPKGVTIPYRPKPSSSPVIFAGGQDRYSSGSASYPHTAPSMCLNSDLEGPPQEAYTIQGQYAIPQPDLTKLHQLAMQQSHFPMSHGNTGFSGIESSSPEVKGYWGLDASAQTTSHELTIPNDLIGCIIGRQGAKINEIRQMSGAQIKIANPVEGSTDRQVTITGSAASISLAQYLINVRLSSETGGMGSS, encoded by the exons ATGGACACCGGTGTCATTGAAGGGGGTTTAAATGTCACGCTCACCATCCGACTACTCATGCATGGAAAG GAGGTGGGAAGCATCATTGGGAAG aAAGGCGAATCGGTGAAGAAGATGCGTGAGGAG AGCGGTGCTCGCATTAACATCTCAGAAGGGAACTGCCCCGAGCGGATCATCACCCTCGCCGGCCCCACCAACGCCATCTTCAAGGCTTTTGCGATGATTATTGACAAACTGGAAGAG GACATCAGCAGCTCCATGACCAACAGCACAGCTGCCAGCCGGCCCCCGGTCACCCTCCGGCTCGTGGTCCCCGCCAGCCAGTGCGGTTCCCTCATCGGGAAAGGAGGCTGCAAGATCAAAGAGATCCGAGAG AGCACGGGGGCACAGGTCCAGGTGGCAGGGGACATGCTGCCCAACTCGACCGAGCGAGCCATCACCATCGCTGGCATCCCACAGTCCATCATCGAGTGCGTCAAACAGATCTGCGTCGTCATGCTTGAG TCTCCCCCGAAGGGCGTCACCATCCCGTACCGACCCAAGCCATCCAGCTCTCCCGTCATCTTTGCAGGCGGTCAG GACAGGTACAGCAGCGGCAGTGCGAGCTACCCCCACACCGCCCCATCCATGTGCCTCAACTCTGACTTGGAGGGACCACCTCAGGAG GCCTATACCATTCAAGGACAGTATGCCATTCCACAGCCAGAT CTGACCAAGCTGCACCAGTTGGCAATGCAACAGTCCCACTTTCCAATGTCTCATGGCAACACTGGATTCAGTG GCATTGAATCCAGCTCTCCAGAGGTGAAAGGCTATTGGG GTTTGGATGCTTCTGCTCAAACCACCTCTCACGAACTCACCATTCCAAATGAT TTGATTGGCTGCATCATCGGGCGTCAGGGCGCCAAGATCAACGAGATCCGCCAGATGTCCGGGGCGCAGATCAAAATTGCCAACCCGGTGGAAGGATCTACTGACAGGCAGGTTACCATAACTGGATCTGCAGCCAGCATTAGCTTGGCCCAGTATCTAATTAATGTCAG GCTCTCCTCGGAGACCGGGGGCATGGGCAGCAGCTAG